A single genomic interval of Amblyraja radiata isolate CabotCenter1 chromosome 33, sAmbRad1.1.pri, whole genome shotgun sequence harbors:
- the stt3a gene encoding dolichyl-diphosphooligosaccharide--protein glycosyltransferase subunit STT3A, protein MTKLGFLRLSYEKQDTLLKLLILSMAAILSFSTRLFSVLRFESVIHEFDPYFNYRTTRFLTEEGFYKFHNWFDDRAWYPLGRIIGGTIYPGLMVTSAALYHALHFFHITIDIRNVCVFLAPLFSSFTTIVTYHLTKELKDAGAGLLAAAMIAVVPGYISRSVAGSYDNEGIAIFCMLLTYYTWIKAVKSGSIYWSAICSIAYFYMVSSWGGYVFLINLIPLHVLILMLTGRFSHRIYVAYCTVYSLGTILSMQISFVGFQPVQSSEHMAALGVFGLCQIHAFVDYLRSKLNAQQFDILFKSVISLVGLGVMSAGTVLMLTGTISPWTGRFYSLLDPSYAKNNIPIIASVSEHQPTTWSSYYFDLQLLVFMFPVGLYYCFNNLSDARIFIIMYGVTSMYFSAVMVRLMLVLAPVMCILSGIGVSQVLSTYIKNLDISRPDKKLKKQQDSTYPIKNEVASGMVLVMTFFLITYTFHSTWVTSEAYSSPSIVLSARGGDGSRIIFDDFREAYYWLRHNTPEDAKVMSWWDYGYQITAMANRTILVDNNTWNNTHISRVGQAMASPEEKAYEIMRELDVSYVLVIFGGLTGYSSDDINKFLWMVRIGGSTDTGKHIKEHDYYTPTGEFRVDREGSPILLNCLMYKMCYYRFGQVYTEAKRPPGYDRVRNAEIGNKDFELDVLEEAYTTEHWLVRIYKVKDLDNRGLSRT, encoded by the exons GTACTTTAATTACCGCACCACTCGCTTCCTTACTGAAGAAGGTTTTTACAAGTTCCATAATTGGTTTGATGATCGAGCCTGGTATCCCCTGGGCAGGATTATTGGAGGAACAATCTATCCAG GTCTTATGGTCACGTCCGCTGCTCTCTACCATGCGCTGCACTTCTTCCACATCACGATTGATATCAGGAACGTCTGCGTGTTTCTGGCTCCTCTCTTCTCATCTTTCACCACCATTGTCACTTACCACTTAACAAAAGAACTGAAG GATGCTGGTGCTGGCTTGTTAGCTGCAGCTATGATTGCTGTGGTCCCTGGCTACATCTCCCGGTCAGTGGCTGGATCCTATGATAATGAAG GGATTGCTATCTTCTGCATGTTGCTCACATACTACACTTGGATTAAGGCTGTGAAGTCTGGCTCCATCTACTGGTCTGCTATTTGTTCAATTGCCTATTTCTACATG GTCTCCTCTTGGGGTGGTTACGTGTTCCTGATTAATCTGATCCCACTTCATGTACTTATCCTTATGCTGACTGGACGATTTTCTCACCGGATCTATGTGGCATATTGTACAGTATACAGTCTCGGCACCATTCTCTCCATGCAGATTTCCTTTGTGGGATTCCAG CCTGTCCAATCTTCAGAACACATGGCTGCCTTGGGTGTCTTTGGTCTGTGCCAGATTCATGCCTTTGTTGATTATCTACGTAGCAAATTGAATGCACAACAATTTGATATCCTTTTCAAGAGTGTCATCTCTCTGGTGGGCTTGGGCGTTATGTCTGCAGGAACTGTGCTGATGCTGACAG GCACGATATCCCCATGGACTGGCCGTTTCTACTCTTTATTGGATCCTTCTTATGCAAAGAATAACATCCCCATCATTGCCTCTGTCTCTGAGCACCAGCCCACCACCTGGTCATCATATTATTTTGACCTGCAACTGCTTGTCTTCATGTTCCCAG TGGGTTTGTACTACTGTTTCAACAACCTGTCAGATGCTAGGATTTTCATCATCATGTACGGAGTCACCAGCATGTACTTCTCAGCTGTGATG GTTCGGCTTATGTTGGTTCTGGCCCCGGTCATGTGTATTCTCTCGGGAATTGGTGTCTCTCAGGTCCTGTCCACGTACATAAAGAACTTGGATATCAGCCGTCctgataaaaaattaaaaaagcagCAGGACTCCACTTATCCAATCAAGAATGAG GTAGCAAGTGGAATGGTGCTTGTGATGACCTTCTTCCTAATTACCTACACCTTTCATTCTACCTGGGTGACCAGTGAGGCGTATTCATCTCCCTCCATCGTGCTGTCTGCCCGCGGAGGAGATGGAAGCCGGATAATCTTTGACGACTTCAGGGAGGCATACTACTGGCTCAGGCACAATACTCCAGAG GATGCCAAGGTGATGTCATGGTGGGATTATGGTTATCAGATCACAGCAATGGCCAATCGAACCATCCTAGTGGATAACAACACCTGGAATAACACTCACATCTCCAGAGTTGGGCAG GCCATGGCTTCTCCAGAGGAGAAGGCCTATGAGATCATGAGGGAGCTGGACGTAAGCTACGTTCTGGTCATTTTTGGAGGCCTCACAGGATATTCATCTGATG ATATAAACAAGTTCCTGTGGATGGTGAGAATTGGAGGCAGCACTGACACAGGCAAACACATCAAGGAGCACGATTACTACACCCCCACAGGAGAGTTCCGTGTGGACAGGGAGGGCTCTCCCATCCTGCTCAACTGTCTGATGTACAAAATGTGCTACTATCGTTTTGGTCAAGTCTACACCGAAGCAA AACGCCCACCTGGGTATGACAGAGTGAGGAATGCTGAGATTGGGAACAAAGACTTTGAGCTTGATGTTCTAGAAGAGGCGTACACCACGGAACACTGGCTGGTCCGTATATACAAG